The Besnoitia besnoiti strain Bb-Ger1 chromosome Unknown contig00043, whole genome shotgun sequence genome segment ccatgtggatattaatccacattacattctatctctaaatcatataacggtcgtaaggtacgccggggataacaggtcagataatattgggagttctaatcctcggattgtatcagcacctccatgtcggctcattactcccttgttattgaacaagattcagttaggaacgctagttcaccgtcagatgtaatacgtgagctgggttaagaacgtctggagacagtttgttccctatctaccatattatctaattggtttaattttcttacaaacggcttttggtttgattgaattatcgcacccagataactccataccagtgaaccggtttgtaactccgcttcatatcgtacctgaatggtactttttagcatattatgcggtgttaaaagtaatcccatccaaaaccggtggtttgttagtatttatgtcctctctcattaacttagctcttttatctgaaattcgagctttgaatactcgaatgttgatacgacaacattttatgactcgaaatgtagtcagtggatgggtaattatttgggtatacagtatgatcttcttgattattattggtagtgctattccacaagcgacttatatcttatatggtagattagctactatcgtatatcttactaccggattggttctatgcttatactaaatcaatagttataatgactacagcttccaagcaaacatgattaccgtgatattgaaatccaacacttttagctgtcttaagcagtccagtggggtggtggtgtactgcaatcataaagaacttggttgtctgtatctcataaccggagtcatcttcagtattctaggaactataatgtctttgtttattcgatttgagtgaacacataagatcatcgaatttaacggtatgctcctgaaagtaacggtacaagctgtaaacaaaggactccttaacttaaactgaggagtcaagtaggtacaaaccgtacaaggattaattatgtccatctgtgcatctaagttgagactatcggttatatattttagacgctaacttcccggctaaactttgacttattaaaccagcctgggatcataaaagtactatgtatggtaagattgagcgtgaacattggatgtcaccatggttatagttacggtacatatataaaatctacagtacgatttgagatttgttacgtgacgagcggtgtgtttaagactagtttacatgcgctcattttaatatgtagttatttaacgaagttctattgtgctagcatggtttcgagaacacaccaaatttccatgagtctattccgggcacacctcgtcttttatcggtgtgctctcaatctaaattcatcttataactttggtttcttagttgcaattacctttgtactccaaataattacaggtatcactttagcgttccgatatacttctgaagcatcttgtgcatttgctagtgttcaacatctagttagagaggtagcagcaggatgggaatttaggatgttgcatgcaacaactgcttctttcgtcttcttgtgtatcttaatacacatgtctcgaggtatgtataactccagctatagttatttaactactgcttggatgtctggtttagttttatatctacttactatagccactgctttcctcggttatgtactaccatggggacagatgagtttctggggtgctacagtcattactaatctcctttctccaataccatatttagtaccttggttactcggtggatactatgtatctgatgtaacattaaaacgattctttgtattgcactttatattaccttttgtaggttgcattctaattgtattacacatcttctatttacatttaaatggttctagtaaccctgcaggtattgattccgcacttaaagtagccttctatcctcatatgttaatgaccgatgctaaatgtctatcctatctaattggtttaattttcttacaaacggcttttggtttgattgaattatcgcacccagataactccataccagtgaaccggtttgtaactccgcttcatatcgtacctgaatggtactttttagcatattatgcggtgttaaaagtaatcccatccaaaaccggtggtttgttagtattcATGTCacaacaacgatgaaacttatttggttaacatgAAGGTTCGGGATACGTGGTGTTAAAACCCCGCTGTCAATGAGATGAAACTCAACATCTGGATTACgtggatacgtttcaatgttaacttactgaagagaatctaatatgtaactccgttcatggaaatcaaaagagctttcactgattgtatttatgaaacgtgattagttcacctagccaacacgatccggttgtttgggaataatatccctatttaagggattgatatgtgctacaataacacagtcggtacgaagtcgaaacaaggtagttgatggtgaaccagtggctgaacaaaccttttttattgattatgctgactttagtcccgagaaactacagttctgcttaaactgaggagtcaagtaggtacaaaccgtacaaggattaattatgtccatctgtgcatctaagttgagactatcggttatatattttagacgctaacttcccggctaaactttgacttattaaaccagcctgggatcataaaagtactatgtatggtaagattgagcgtggactatcgaatgaaacaatgtgctccaacgctagtctaagtctctaacataccttttacctacaactgtacggaacgtaacaaacctccaggcaaagaacttggtattctgttctaattccccgtggtaaacacagtcaacgaatggcggaaggagcattcatatgttatgcagtgtcttaggagagatactctagatttagcattcatctacagctacggtaactgttgtgtttaaatagcggttaaccttccttttccttacgtactcagggcatgcaataccaatcagataaaactgaagctagactccatgttacacttactaaaatgggattcctaggttgatataaactacctttttctggggagtatatactacgagttggactactggtttagatcttgaaggtctttgtttaccggatccaagttctcttgtgcttttcatgaccatcatgttaagtgcattaagtatagtggtatccagcgtatatttgaaaaaccaacatttgtatacaagctgtacgaatatcatgacattcactttggtagtcgccttcttaatgttagtctgtacggaatacacggatcggattcttgttggcctggcacctgtttagtaactggatgaacgcttttgcctggtatgcatggataatactcgactcttctatagttaaccgctactgctgtgtatattatgtacttacggtagtactatcaagcctcttcttccaaatagatttcatggaaaacctaaaattcgcatgtttgattgacatttagccgctaatatacatcatccaagatatatttatctatcgcaggttcggtctaatgtcccgttgatcacatggcttctggtactttgagatcatgcttGTGTGGACGGCTAAATATATAACTCGATAACGGATCAATAGTACATCATCAACCCTCTAGATattgacaagcattaatagatttattAAACGACCATGAGTCCCAAACTCATCCGAGATTACCACTCTCAATAACTACTGCTTGTTGTACAATTCGCGCTacgaattatcgcacccagataactccataccagtgaaccggtttgtaactccgcttcatatcgtacctgaatggtactttttagcatattatgcggtgttaaaagtaatcccatccaaaaccggtggtttgttagtatttatgttatcaacatgtcaatgaaatatcaacaacgatgaaacttatttggttaacataacaacatagaaggtaaagctggattacgttcaaactttacactggatacgtttcaatgttaacttactaaataccatgggagcgaagagaatctaatatgtaactccgttcatggaaatcaaaagagctttcactgattgtatttatgaaacgtgattagttcacctagccaacacgatccgttgtttgggaataatatccctatttaagggattgatatgtgctacaataacacagtcggtacgaagtcgaaacaaggtagttgatggtgaaccagtcaaacctttttattgattatgctgactttagtcccgagaaactacagttctgcttaaactgaggagtcaagtaggtacaaaccgtacaaggattaattatgtccatctgtgcatctaagttgagactatcggttatatattttagacgctaacttcccggctaaacatcccttttctttgaaaacacttcccttctcgccgttagcatgatctcaaagtaccagaagccatgtgatctatatagtataacgggacattagaccgaacctgcgatagataaatatatcttggatgattgtatattagcggctaaatgtcaatcaaacatgcgaattttaggttttccatgaaatctatttggaagaagaggcttgatagtactaccgtaagtacataatatacagtcccagcagtagcggttaaactatagaagagtcgagtatatccatgcataccaggcgtaaaaagcgttca includes the following:
- a CDS encoding uncharacterized protein (encoded by transcript BESB_058010) is translated as MSAHYSLVIEQDSFVPYLPYYLIGLIFLQTAFGLIELSHPDNSIPVNRFVTPLHIVPEWYFLAYYAVLKVIPSKTGGLLVFMSSLINLALLSEIRALNTRMLIRQHFMTRNVVSGWVIIWVYSMIFLIIIGSAIPQATYILYGRLATIVYLTTGLVLCLY
- a CDS encoding uncharacterized protein (encoded by transcript BESB_058020), encoding MSLFRAHLVFYRCALNLNSSYNFGFLVAITFVLQIITGITLAFRYTSEASCAFASVQHLVREVAAGWEFRMLHATTASFVFLCILIHMSRGMYNSSYSYLTTAWMSGLVLYLLTIATAFLGYVLPWGQMSFWGATVITNLLSPIPYLVPWLLGGYYVSDVTLKRFFVLHFILPFVGCILIVLHIFYLHLNGSSNPAGIDSALKVAFYPHMLMTDAKCLSYLIGLIFLQTAFGLIELSHPDNSIPVNRFVTPLHIVPEWYFLAYYAVLKVIPSKTGGLLVFMSQQR
- a CDS encoding uncharacterized protein (encoded by transcript BESB_058030), with amino-acid sequence MITTLNNYCLLYNSRYELSHPDNSIPVNRFVTPLHIVPEWYFLAYYAVLKVIPSKTGGLLVFMLSTCQ